GCTCTATGCGCTCACTTTgatccttgagctgtttctgcaaggttagtatcAAATTTTGTAAATTTGAATTAACTAAATTACCTGGTTCTCCATCCTGCGATTCATTGGGGGTTCCACCGCTGCCTGAATTAACAAGCCCGGAACGAGAGTTCTCCAgagtgttgttatttggagtaGGTGTGGGGGGTACAACAGGTAACTGGTTAACCAAGGCCTGAACGGCTTTATTGACATGTGCGGTAATAAGTTTTTGCAAAGCCTCATCCATAGCTTCAACATTTTTGAATTGAGCCTGTCCATCAGTATGAGATCcctcaggagtgccttcacgagatcgCCGAGGAGAGCCTTGTGGAGAAATAATCAGCGCGTTATTATCCTGAGGGTCTCTCTGAAGTTGTTGGTTCATCTGGTTTTCTTGGTTTCCTCGGACgttgtcattgttgttcgacataattgatgcaacaaggaaaattaagcgaaaagaaaatagattatcagattcccgacaatggaaccaatttgtttaaccaaaaaataatattttagtcaaagctagaatttagaagaacacgggttactgataatcaaaagagtgTATAGAAGGAAGTAATTTAGGTAACAAGAGAGTAAtcaagaaaaacaagtaaaccaaagtttTATATCAATAAtgtttcgtgtccttacaattgatcagatGTCTCCATTTTATAGATATCTTGGGGATATACGTTtcgcccaaatcataatgaggctattatgagtaattaaagacatttaatattacgttacataatcattatattcaatacaaattccCTAACGTATTCCATatttaatgcctattaaatgccatatctgcactcttttctattgtcaAATTCATTCCTTTTAATTCTCAAacataaatgacttagataggtaCGGGTGTTGGGTTATTTGTATTCCTGCCCGTGCCTCTTCCTCTGCcatttgctcgtatctgttgcaactcgtgcctcttggctagtcgtaattctttgaccatttgaccagtctacgtgtttcgacacgtcacctttatatttaaatacaatttttcccaatacaacaCTACCCTCACTAGACATCACTATATGGGATTATACCGGGTATGTTGTTCTACCgtatcactctttttttttttttttttggcttaacTGTGTTATTTTTATAGAGAGAAGTATTTCCCTATATTGCTTTTCAGCTGCATCACACCGGAGAGTAATCCCAAgcataatattataaaaaaaaacttgttTTAATCGCAAATTAGTGCTAAATATCAACGAAATTATGATTGTCAGTAAACAAAAAGATAATACGTATAGTAAAAGAAAAGGTACTAAATATAGCGATAAAAAATGTAATCTGCCATTAATTTTGACACCAAACTTTTAATGGAAAAATTAAGCGACAGGTCATAGCTAGTactaaaagaaagaaacaaatataaTAGAGTAACTAACTTTAAGTAGCTAGGTTCTTAGGTGAAGGCAACAAAGACAAGAAAATGTAACATACAGGTGGATACACATGGTATTGGCGGTTACCCAACCATATATCTTCCCtatccatttatttatttaatgaaaagaAACAAACTGAAGGAGCTCCACTCTGTTTTCTACGTATTTTTCTTAGCTGTTTTCTGCTAGTAGTAATCAAGAAAACACACAGACGAATAACCTAATCCACAGATTTTATTGGTTAGCCatactttggtgttatcgaacTCCTCTATCCCTTTGCTTTTTTCTTTTGTGGAGTGTCAATGTGTTACACATCGCTCTCCACTCAATAAACAAAAACAATTAAAGTTATAGAAAATACTTTTACGTGTGTGTATATATCTCCATATCAGTAAATTTAAAGATGCCCCGTCACTTCCCTTTTCGTGAATGAAGTACAACCATGAATACAACCACTATTAAAGTAGTGAAACTTCTAATAAAGTAGATGATCAACATTGGTTAAAACAAATTCTcttcccaaaaagaaaaagaagtagaaTCATATattgacattataaaaataataattttataatcAAATTACTTATTAAATCATCACAGATAATCTTTACAATAAAATTGCTTATAAAATCATCACAGATAATTTTTATGACAAGTATAACATTAGTTAGAATCTTATAAAAAAattgtaactatttgtatgtgattaaaataattcaaaaatatatctaCATTGTCAGGAATATGACTTAAATATTAGAAAGAACAACCTATAATTCTAAAAATTGTAATGACAAATTTGTAACAAATTCACACTAATTGAATATCAATAATCAACagtggtaaaaaaaaaaaagagagaaaaactcTCCTCTTTAACTAGCGGAGTTAATTAACTAGTAATGGCAATCCACCAAAGCCGTAGGGGAGAAGACAAGACTTTGCTTATTGGCTGAAAAACCAAACTTTGAATCATCTTCGGGCGGCGCCGGCAAGTTAAGATCAAGCGATAAAATGATTCTTGGCTTCTCCTTATTCGAATTCTCATCATCATTATGTGATGATTCCGAAGTCGTCTCACCTGTAACCTTAGTACTGTTTGTTGCTGTAATCATAGGTGGTGGTCTATGTCTTCTCATATGACCACCCAAAGCTTGTCCTGACGAGAATTCTGCCCCACAAATTGAACACTCATGAATTTTTGGCTTGCTGTGTGAATTACCTTTATTCACTATTTGGGTTGGCGTAATAATCTCGTTCAACTTTTCTTCATTTTGATGATCAGGATTTTCTGAATCAGCTGTAGATTTTTTCTCTTCTACTATGGTTTTGGCTTTTTTGTGACTTGTTCTATGCCCACCCAGTGCTTGAAAAGATGGGAAAGTTCTGTTACAAGTTTTGCACTCATAGACATAGAACCCGGCTTTTCCAGTTGTACAAGTGGCCATTTCTGTAAATTTTCGGCTACTGATTTTTACCATCTTACGTTCAGTACTTTCCACTTGTAGTTTCTGGCATCGGCCACTTTGTGCTAATAGTATTAAGCAATTGGCCATGTCCTCATCTTCCTCTGAACTAGTCGATATTTGAGTAGAAGAAGTAGTTGGTGAATACTGAATTGACGAAGAGTAAAATTCTCCTCCGCCGCCAATATCATCACTACTGCCACCAGTTCCACCACCAGcaccgccgccgccgccgccggtTGATGACGTGGAAGTGACCGCCACAGCCATGCCAACAAGAGACAACTGCCGTGGTCGCTTACTACGTTTCCCTTTGAATACTAACGTGCGATCGGCTGAATCTTCGGAGATTTCCATAAGACGAAAAATTAAGATAAAAGTATACTAAAAGAAGTGACAAAGAGAGAAGCAGATGAATAGAAGAGAAAGAGTGATGAAAGAATAGAGACTCAAATAAATTGTCTAACAAAGTtagttagtatatatatatatatatatatatatatatatatatatatatatagtgaatgTTAATTAAGAAATTGTATGGAGAGTCAAAATTAATACCGCCCAAGAGTTAACTAGTGGATGAAATATAATGAATGAATTTTCAAGTCTATCGCCAACCAATCTTTCCTAATACATCCTGCTAAAGAAAAGTGTCTTTAACTAAATAGTAGAATCCCTCTTTTGCACTACACTTGGTCTAGCTTAACATGACAAGCAACTAAGGTGTCGTGTTTCCTAACATTTCTATATATTCTTGGTGTCACTTTTCTTCAATTTACAGAAAGTTTAAAACTAAGTTTTACGCtctccgttcacttttatttgtccattatattaaaaatatatttttatttttatttgttcatTTTAGCAAATCAAAAGAACGataatttttttcttgttttactcTTATCATTAActattcatttttaaaattatttcccAAGATTTTTTGAAATGTTATCATTATTAGGGGTTATATGGTGACATACATATTACAATTATTATTTCTTAAGAGGCGTGAAAAGTCAAAGTAATGAACGGAGAGGGTTATTGATTTATGCGGTGTCAACGTAGGTATAAATATGATTATAAATATCACAATAGCATTAACTGAATGCAATTTACTAGAGCTAAGAGCTGGTCCAAGTGCCATGTACAGAGACAAGTTGGTCACTCTTAACCGAGTTAATTATCTATGAAGGTGAAATGTATATTCTTTGGACATAAGTGGAGGTTATATATTAGAAAATTCGAGAATTAATACTGATTAGATCCCTTTTACTACAGTGATAAGGTGAAATGAATGAGCGCGTATTACTAAGGGAGTGTCATaactgaaaaaagaaaataatttaaagaaaagTAAACAGAAAGGTAAGCAAAAATAAAGACAGAAGGAAGTTTGGTGATAACTTGAAATTTGGTTCCTAAGTCTATTCTTTTTCCTTATTATTtggttttgttgttattttttttaaggcTTAGTAGTTTGCCAGCGAAAGTCACGACTAGATTCCTGTATTAAAGCAAATGAGGATTGCACGTCAAAAGTATACTCTCACCTCACTCACTCCATTAGCCTTCTTAGACTCGAAGAAAAGTAGTAGATGAAGAGATGTATGTATGAGCTAGTAAGCCAAACCACCTATGATTCGGTTGCTTTCAAGCAAACCCTTGGATTTTCCTTAATTATGTGAACTAATTATGTATACAccaacactactagaaatccaaaaaaaaaacgatcacaaaaagcgaccaaagttgatcgcttACAGGTCAAAAAGTGACCAAAAAGCGTCCAAACAAGCCTGGTCGCTATTTTGCTGGTCCCTTTACCTTAAGGACCAAAGTTCGCCGCTAAGTAAAtaatataccgaccaactttgatcgctttaatattttaataatataaatttagcgaccaaagttggtctctatatttaaattacgtttttatttattattaatcaaaatatagcgaccaactttggtctataaacgaaatattatattttaaaatttgaaaaatagcgaccaaagttggccgcttttttattagtttttttaaatataagcgaccaatttcaagaatttaattattttttaagcataagcgaccaaaattggttgctatttttcagattttttttaatagaatagtgaccaaagttggtcgttttttgagaaatctgggttaattagcgaccaaccttggtcgctattttctagaaaataatttttttaaatagaaaagcgaccaacaagcgaccaaagttggtcgcttttctgggtataattttggcagaaactgcctgttttggcagctacactaCCTGCCGGCATATCAAATTCCTAttacaagcaacaacaacaacaacaacaacaacacaacaacaatataaacaacaacattaaaaccaacaaagtataaagttcaatagaactaacacattaagctaaccaAACTAAGTTAATtcttattacaagcccattcgaaaaccgattctatttgtctagttcaaagtgtataaaagtcaaggagtgttttgtacatcattatcatcaccgtctgatgaactttcatcaccAAGACGGTATCCAGAAGGGTCTACTTGTCGAGGACAggaagaacgatcacggggaggacggagGAACGAGCACGGGGAAGTCGagcctctggcgatgactcacgagaccaGGGAATCGGAAAATCTCCAGAAGCTAGGAGAGATTTGAGCTGCTCTTGCATGCCCTGGcactgagcttgcatgccaatgtactgagcatctctaagcttttctctttccttggccgcttctagctcggatgtgagctttgtcacagtctcccgcatagcggagaggctctccccatcaagttgctcgGCTTGCGAGGAAATCCTTATTCCCTGCATTCCACATTTATAGCGATGAAATATCTTAGTAGGAAGCCattataccttcccccattttggactgCCTGCAGCCTCCGTCCATATTCTTttagcatcctcgtccgaaggttggattGGCTCGCCCGACTTattaggtggctgactgcgtatgaattcctccaCTTCAGTTGTGAAGCGaccctataagaaaaattacattgacttagtattttaaaatttatataaagtaaatcaaaatacttaatgaaaagtgaaaacttacatgtacagTCAAGGCTCGGCCCTTgacccacctttcttgatccgtctctttcttcttctttacaatatgtctccttgaatagctcatcttggttcATCGGACGCCCCAACTTTTTTTTccgaaaactcataaattttagttaataaacagaatagatatactttgaaaattaaaataaattaagtaattacGTACCATTCTTCTTTTTATTATCCCTAGGccgatcgcacctccagtgtgcaaggattctcccttctcagatgcgcgagctttctttcctttttcgctcttctctaagaactttgcggtaagccattgcctttgcaaatcctcCCATAAATTTTGAAGCAACCAGTCAGGCTTCTGGTTCAACTTTCTAGCTTTGGAGAAAGTATGTGACAACCGCTTGCGAGCTTTGAGATAAAAATTTGCAGCCACTTTCGCGCTATAACggtgttcccatacacacttgatctgtatttcaaaagttaaatattatatgaaaatatcatgaatataaataattacactgcttaaaagaacatttataccttaaagtgattgaaaatttgctccttcagcgagaaTGAGAATTCACTCCAAGTTGCATAAGGGCaatcataaagctttctggttGCTTTGGTAATTATCCTTGTAGtaatattactcgggatgaacctgcaatttaataataaaaaatacattaatatcttagtaaaaactgtacaaaacaataaacgtaaaaataacaaataactcttacccatcaccctcagggactatgatgatcttGCCATATTAATCATAATGCACCTCCTCGTCATCATCAGCATCACCGTCCGAAACATGTATATCAGAGGTATGTGTGGATGGTGTAGGGGGGTCAGAGCTAGTATCTCGCAGGCGAAGGCCTGAAATAGATGGAGTCCCTGATGAAAATGGctgcgatccctgtgactgcgacatagctggatggaGCACAAGTGGGTGTGATACTGAttgctgtgacccgagtggctgtgacacgGATGACTATGATCCATGTGGATATGACATGGATTGATACGATCCATGCGATGCAGATGGCTGCGATCCATGTGGTCGTGAGGCAggtggactgtatgtcggacgtatagtcctatggccctgtgacGAAAGACCTGGTGTCTACACGAAGGTGTAGGGCTCatgatgctgtggcagctcaaAATAGCCCTGGGATGGAGGCAAAGACATAGGCATAGGCACCTCTGAAGAGGGTGGAAAAGATTGAGTATTatcttctaccctcctctttggtttcctagtcttttctcgaccccgagaaccagtagggtcattgttacctcgaACCTTGCTtgtcatctgcataatataatacatatttagattgaaacatataaagaaactagctataaacgAGAGTTATTACagaaaccaactttttaaagctcatcgacgtattgttcctcgtcagagaattcttcttcctcactagtttgagcttcatcagttgattcttcttcctcgttttatataattcttacttcatttatagcaacttcttccaatatgtgttcaagatgttccaaatcattttctaaaagtttgtccactatttggtgaacactggagatatcgttttgatatgcaacatctaacacattctcgacttccaccctacctacaggcttagttttgattATAACCCACCAATCGAACTTATTCCACCGCAATGGATAAGGatcataatacacttgcctaatattatatgcaattatgaaaggatcatagcgatcatactccctcgtatgattaacctcaattatgttatattgattgtgtactcttgtacctcttgttggatttgggtcaaaccacttgtatctaaagagtatcaatttcttaaatggccaacctgtatattctagttctattatttctGTGAGCACACcatgttgatatccaattttttcctgtaaattttttatatgcaaaatactttcaaaatagaaaatataagtatgtcccaatgttttattaatttttttaattttaaagatttttttaacCAATTTATTCCTCTGTTTTATTCATAAAAAAACCAATAACAATTCCCAAAGTTATCAatcttggtgattcatttattggattctcatatttatactaaaatagagtcaaaataaattttgcatatttttacaaatttatttagtattttaaagctaaattgcatataattgcactattagcctcttttagatttaattgcgtttatatttataaaaaattaagtccagtatttttaaattgataattatttattacaaattattttagtaccttcaatttattttcaggaattaattttctattttttataaaattaaaagggaaaagtggctattgcaattatagcccaaattgaGTTTCAATTATAACCCAAAACAGGCCCCCAATttcccaacccaatttcaatttcaacccaATCCCGACCCAATCTAAATAACCCAACCCAGATCTCCTACCTAACCctttcaatcctggccgttgatcatttagatcaacaaCCAATATCGGCCCTTTCCATTTTTAACCTCAAACGACCCCTTACCCCACCTCATTTCACACCaaacgccgcccttgaatccctttccctctcaactctctctgcaATCCCTCATGAACCCTAGCCACCGCCACCTAACCCAACCCTAATACATCCCAAATCTATCGCTTCCaaggtcatcggagacctgtatCAACCCCCCATGGCTTCTACATGTTCGATTCTTATGGTCTCAAGGCTAGATCTTGAAAGAGCTTGGTCCAGACCCTGTTTGATTTCAGTTCATGACTGTTCTTCGgtcagccatggctattcgagtcagactcttgactctcctgcttagatcgatggttttcaaagcctttctcatcacTTAGGGTTTTTCTGAAACCTTAACCTCTAaggttccttcaattcttttagaTCTGTTTCAGATCTATGTTTTCTCTAAACTGTTAAGcgtttttctcgaagtttcttttaaaactctgccttcaaaaccccttatcttttccgattagggttcttGTTAGTttatttcaaaacttttctttgatttttgacaTGTTCTGTTGTGTTTTCCTATATCTTTCTTCTActtgagtttgcatgttaaaagccctaatttcttatgaCTGTTTATTAGATGAATGTTTGTTTGCCTGAGTTTCTGTCCGATTTGTTTGTTTTATCCTCTTTTAAAAACTCTTCTATTATTGAAAATCCTATGGTTTTAGGTCTGAGGCTGTTCGTTTAAGTGCATAACtcgattttgaagttctttatctCAAAATCTCTTATTTCTCTGTGTGATTCTTCTGACTCTGGTTTTCTATCATCTCTAAAAATCGATTATGCTCGCAACCCTAATTTTCAAAAGGGGTTTTCTTCACCTGCTACTGTGAGATCTTCACATGCTTTGATATCctatgttttcttcactacttGACCTACTGGGCTATCATATTTCGAATGTTGCTATCCACtgaattttgtgctactattgtatgctatttccttcttccaacatgcttggcctcgcatgtatagtgtttatgcaccctatttatatgctaagtttCCTTCTTTGTTTGACCTTCAACCTTTGACTGATTTCGAACTTTTCCTTTGTAAAAttctaatttcactcgcctgttagggttaattgattttcttttcctattttgccTTGTTGAATTCTTTCCAAAATTAGTGTATCGCTGTACCTAGACTCGATGGCCTACTtaatgttttactacttcttttatggcaactGTCAGCCTGCTtataaattgatttctttccttatttttgaacCTGTCACTACCTGCTAAGCaaagtgatcccttaattaaaggcaatcacttgtataattgattctgaatcatgATTGTTACTACTATATTGCTCCACcaaatctctcttttctctattactactATATTGCTACCTTAcctagccggctaaaagccaaggctaggttgtggggaaacttgcttattttttgcattttcatatcttactggtatgttctaattaagttttcTGCACTAACAACAATATGCTTATTTACtgtttcttgcattcttgtctgcCTACTGTTTGTATTTAGCCCAGTACCATTGTTTAACATGCTGTATTTTCCTTTATCCTGTTCTGAATCAATGTATCATGACATGTGAATTCTaaatccctaccccaatgtgtttaatacttatggttggtttggggcatgaccGTATTGGAAAttgctgtgcatgacccaaacttgatcctcttaggatcataacctccatgtttctCTTATATGTATGTGTTCTGGTTGATTTATAGGCATGTCAACACTTCCTACTGCTGTACATGCCCAAAGTTAACCCATGCCTAAGTGTATAagctccttgcaatggattcccaatcCCCTGCCCCTGTGTGTGAAATTATTGACTCCTTGAAATGTTAATGGCTGTCTCCCATCACCctttccctctcctttattccctcaGCTCTTAGAACTCTGTTTCTGCACTTTCACtctcttcttagacttaagttctggcCCACTCAtgcgagccttgccttgggacccatgagctccctctaaacttggacacatgagggctggcatttccacactgcactcatctccattctggttatgtaacttgggtgtgagcactgctcggggccctattgaggcccttagggagctctgacacactcaaatctgagaaaggctttggatcaatggcattttgaggtggtttactccataactcagagaggaagtcaagaatcaagctccttctggttgtaacttttctttgtacttttctgATGTGATTCAGTATTCCTGatttgtaataatttataatgaACATTTGAggctggctagtgaaaatggttgggtaattatgcatgctcaagggtagaaaacatgcctataggactgatttctacatgtttaattcgcatttagaaaacatgcctataggactgcttttaattctgcatattcacatcacatttagaaaccatgtctatatgaCCTACTTGTGCAActtcacatctagataacctgGCTATAGGAATTAtctaaaattctgcatgtttgtcaccatttagatatcatgttttttaGGGCCCAACTGGCTATACCTCAGTCGCCTGTTAAAATCAGCATAAcgaatagaaatcatgcttataggaattcCCAAGTGAAAACCCGCATGTTTCCATTGTCtactagatattatgcctataggggtttGACATTATTCAGGTACTATGTACGCAAAGGTTTAAAATCGGCAATTATGTCTACAAGGGTCCAAAATCAGTAatcctagataccatgttcataggagtAAAAATCAGCGATACTGGATACTATCATCTGCAGAAACTAAAACTAGTCTAATTTAAAATTCGTCcattctgaattttttttaataatctgattcccttattttaatgaggtttagcaagcatgcctataggatttcaaacaaTTCGCTTTGAGTTATCACTGTTTCACCACCTTCTAAATTaagtagatgtcatgcctatagggccCCGTCTAAACACTTgggcaagccttagagtaatgaCTGTAAAATTGAGTCCGCCTTTGTTAATTGTTACAACCAGctggcaggcctgattcagacttcttatctgagttatgtaataaacaaatctgcttcaataatcaaactcccctcgtctttagtattttaatcagacctaaaaagtatgtgcaagtcatgctagttatgtgcttttATTCAAGGAGATATATTTGAGCCTTTATCtatttatatgcttccccaacatgcaatatgtgttttttgtatgtcgccttagatttttgtCCTTTGAAACCAATCAGCCTAATATCCACTCTTTAGGACTATTAGTCCTAAgtgcctctgggactgataggaatgtgacgggtaataacatgcaatagtAATCAAGACCAatccgcactttaataccttaacggggtgggaagggtagatatggatatgatgaccggtgcgctaatgccacgtgtaacccctcttttgaggagtgattaccgggtattgcattgacgtgatccatattaaatataaacctaggatcccctttccttttatttgcaaactctttttttaactcttcttttaattgttcttttttttatgtgtttaaatcccctaatatttgatcATGTACTTGTATAtttgctaaattcacaataactgtttggccgggaaccacactagtggattctgaggggtgcctaacaccttccccctgGGATAACTTCAAGCACTTACcatatctctggttattcaaatgacTTAGAATTATACCtcattggtgtcctaatgcaccttaaatcattaggtggtgactcttccaaaatgcaaaacccagttcctaaaaggaacgagttgtcccataccaaatgtcataaacccgattttgcgcgaaaaagggggcgcgacaacatggcaactctgctggggatttttaggcttttaccatttcagactatcattgtgaatttatgctcctttatgtgcaattacttgcttaatttctttaagcatttaattccttTTTCAATTGCAAAACTGACTTCTCTTTTTGTTTCCTCCTTTTATTGCTGCTTCaaattatgaaactgctgtatttaCTGGTTTCTTAACTtgcaaatacgtgccaacatgcttttaattattgcataatcattcTCAACATCATATCCCACTCGTGCCCAAATAAATACCATAACAACgattataatgagtggttgcgctcttcctatattattaccccctaaatccggcaaaggcgtatttgcggtaaaaccagtcgatcaatggtgtagttgacggttccgtgcctttccctcttgagttgtccgctcaagggtaccagtctaaaaccccatagaaaccttactctatttaaactgtgcatgcatcatggtcaaacctagctgagtcagttatgttgtccgcataatgactctttaagataagccttgtccaaagtccactgggtttccctaaacccaaacggacatcaccacgttctgtgcatttattcggagaactaaatgctttatgccaattgttgatattaaatagttgagtctggtgggggtaagggcctaaccttatttctcttatagaaatatgaggcacgaagtccccagatttggcatggtcaccaacatccacccaaaattgctaagctggtgggaggactTTCAATCTAGTGATCAAACTCTTTTCTGGAAATATCGGGGCAATCTACCTTCTCTTCTAGAGATTCAACCCAACAACaggatcatagaagctgctactttgTTCTGGGACTGTGAGAGGGCTGTATTTTGCTTTAGGGATATTGagatgacacccttgctagaagaGATAGGAGAATTGGCCGGTATAgcatgggaaactccgggtttgttaatgcctgagaaccgcaaggGCATGGGCTTCcttaaaatgatgggtttgaagaagaaccCAGAACTAACATGTTTGAAAGAATCCTACAT
Above is a window of Nicotiana tabacum cultivar K326 chromosome 8, ASM71507v2, whole genome shotgun sequence DNA encoding:
- the LOC107775015 gene encoding zinc finger protein ZAT5, yielding MEISEDSADRTLVFKGKRSKRPRQLSLVGMAVAVTSTSSTGGGGGGAGGGTGGSSDDIGGGGEFYSSSIQYSPTTSSTQISTSSEEDEDMANCLILLAQSGRCQKLQVESTERKMVKISSRKFTEMATCTTGKAGFYVYECKTCNRTFPSFQALGGHRTSHKKAKTIVEEKKSTADSENPDHQNEEKLNEIITPTQIVNKGNSHSKPKIHECSICGAEFSSGQALGGHMRRHRPPPMITATNSTKVTGETTSESSHNDDENSNKEKPRIILSLDLNLPAPPEDDSKFGFSANKQSLVFSPTALVDCHY